From a region of the Dickeya poaceiphila genome:
- the rplS gene encoding 50S ribosomal protein L19, translating to MSNIIKQLEQEQMKQDVPAFRPGDTVEVKVWVVEGSKKRLQAFEGVVIAIRNRGLHSAFTVRKISNGEGVERVFQTHSPVVDSITVKRRGAVRKAKLYYLRERAGKSARIKERLN from the coding sequence ATGAGCAATATTATCAAACAGCTTGAACAAGAGCAGATGAAGCAAGACGTACCTGCATTCCGTCCGGGTGACACCGTGGAAGTGAAGGTATGGGTCGTTGAAGGTTCCAAAAAACGTCTGCAGGCATTCGAGGGCGTGGTTATCGCAATTCGTAACCGCGGTCTGCACTCTGCATTCACTGTTCGCAAGATTTCCAACGGCGAAGGCGTAGAGCGCGTATTCCAGACGCACTCTCCGGTAGTGGACAGCATTACCGTTAAGCGCCGTGGTGCTGTGCGTAAAGCCAAACTGTACTACCTGCGTGAGCGTGCTGGTAAGTCTGCTCGTATCAAAGAGCGTCTTAACTAA
- the trmD gene encoding tRNA (guanosine(37)-N1)-methyltransferase TrmD translates to MWIGVISLFPEMFRAITDYGVTGRAVKNGLLSVQYWSPRDFTYDRHRTVDDRPYGGGPGMLMMVQPLRDAIHAAKAAAGEGARVIYLSPQGRKLDQQGVRQLAAHQKMILVCGRYEGIDERVIKTEIDEEWSIGDYVLSGGELPAMTLIDSVARFIPGVLGHEASAQEDSFADGLLDCPHYTRPEVLEGMDVPAVLLSGNHAEIRRWRLKQSLGRTWLRRPELLKSLALTDEQATLLREFQQEYQSEQHEY, encoded by the coding sequence ATGTGGATTGGGGTGATTAGCCTGTTTCCTGAGATGTTCCGCGCCATTACTGATTATGGAGTCACAGGCCGGGCAGTTAAAAATGGCCTGCTGAGCGTACAGTACTGGAGTCCTCGTGACTTCACTTACGATCGACATCGTACTGTGGATGACCGCCCTTATGGCGGCGGTCCTGGTATGTTGATGATGGTGCAGCCCTTACGGGATGCCATTCATGCAGCGAAAGCAGCGGCAGGCGAAGGGGCTCGGGTGATTTATCTGTCACCGCAGGGTCGCAAACTGGATCAGCAAGGCGTACGTCAACTCGCCGCACATCAGAAGATGATTCTGGTTTGCGGAAGGTACGAGGGCATTGATGAGCGTGTCATCAAAACCGAAATTGACGAAGAATGGTCAATCGGCGATTACGTTCTCAGTGGTGGCGAACTGCCAGCAATGACGCTGATTGATTCGGTAGCCCGGTTTATTCCTGGCGTACTGGGTCATGAAGCTTCAGCACAAGAAGATTCTTTTGCTGATGGATTGTTGGATTGTCCTCACTACACCCGACCTGAAGTGTTGGAAGGTATGGATGTGCCGGCAGTGTTACTGTCGGGCAATCATGCGGAAATACGCCGCTGGCGTTTGAAGCAGTCGCTGGGCCGAACCTGGCTTAGAAGACCTGAACTTCTGAAAAGCCTAGCTCTGACTGACGAGCAAGCAACGTTGTTGAGGGAATTCCAACAGGAATATCAGTCTGAACAACATGAGTATTAG
- a CDS encoding class I SAM-dependent methyltransferase, whose amino-acid sequence MKNTSLHSGQGQLLSHQLHSPDDHYATLNAVRTRIQQAGDLPGATVEEQIAIAEELATFELGQFLLAHRGLNAYWTHNLVTYPSATATLSSHSDLEKLIYERFPVVLVTRERFCIFRQQLQSRLYDGMVLASVPCGLMGDLLLLDYSHHQDVRLIGVDLDNQALEAAESLARQQHCDNRITLLQGDAWTLQLPEPVDVLTSNGLNIYEPDDDKVTDLYRVFNQALKPEGTLITSFLTPPPMLSAESPWRVTEEEQRLLPLQHLLFSRILEVKWTAFRIYSQTQHQLEQAGFCDIHFIDDRMRMYPTVIARKTKNVA is encoded by the coding sequence ATGAAAAATACATCTCTGCATTCTGGACAAGGGCAGTTGCTATCGCATCAATTACACTCCCCGGATGATCACTACGCTACGCTCAATGCTGTCAGAACTAGAATCCAGCAGGCAGGCGATCTTCCCGGCGCGACAGTGGAAGAGCAAATCGCGATTGCAGAAGAACTGGCGACGTTCGAACTGGGGCAATTTTTGCTAGCACACCGTGGGTTAAATGCCTACTGGACCCACAATCTGGTTACCTACCCATCCGCTACTGCAACGTTGTCATCCCATAGTGATTTGGAAAAATTGATCTATGAGAGATTCCCTGTCGTACTGGTCACGCGTGAACGGTTTTGTATTTTCCGCCAGCAATTGCAATCGCGTTTGTATGATGGAATGGTACTGGCATCAGTTCCCTGCGGGCTGATGGGTGATTTATTGTTGTTGGATTATTCTCACCATCAGGATGTACGACTAATCGGCGTAGATTTGGATAATCAGGCGCTGGAAGCAGCTGAGTCACTAGCAAGACAGCAACATTGTGATAATCGCATCACGCTACTGCAGGGTGATGCCTGGACATTGCAACTGCCAGAACCGGTAGATGTTCTCACCAGTAACGGACTGAACATTTATGAGCCGGATGATGACAAAGTCACTGATCTTTATCGAGTATTCAATCAAGCCCTGAAACCAGAGGGAACGCTGATCACCAGCTTTCTGACACCGCCCCCCATGCTATCAGCAGAGTCACCCTGGCGAGTTACCGAAGAAGAACAGCGCTTACTTCCCTTACAACACCTGCTGTTTTCACGCATTCTGGAAGTAAAGTGGACCGCGTTTCGTATCTACAGTCAGACACAACACCAACTGGAACAAGCTGGATTTTGCGACATACATTTTATTGATGACCGGATGCGCATGTACCCTACCGTGATCGCCCGGAAAACGAAAAACGTCGCGTAA